Proteins co-encoded in one Xyrauchen texanus isolate HMW12.3.18 chromosome 19, RBS_HiC_50CHRs, whole genome shotgun sequence genomic window:
- the magt1 gene encoding magnesium transporter protein 1 isoform X1, producing MLSKLLIVLFLAVILHGTPTDAQKKKEAVLSEKVTQMMEWASKRAVIRLNGEKFRRLIRAPPRNYSVIIMFTALQPQRQCAVCKQADEEYQILANSWRYSSAFTNRIFFAMVDFDEGSDVFQMLNMNSAPTFINFPAKGKPKRADTYELQVRGFAAEQLARWVADRTDVHIRVIRPPNYAGPLMLGLLLSVIGSLAYLRRNNLEFLFNKNVWAFTALCFVLIMTSGQMWNHIRGPPYAQKNPNTGQVSYIHGSNQAQFVAETHIVLLFNAAVTLGMVLLHEAATSDLDIGKRKIMCVAGIGLVALFFSWLLSIFRAKYHGYPYSFLIS from the exons ATGTTGTCAAAACTTTTGATAGTCCTTTTTCTCGCTGTTATTTTACACGGCACGCCAACAGATGCACAGAAAAAGAAGGAG GCTGTGTTGTCAGAGAAGGTCACTCAGATGATGGAATGGGCCAGTAAGCGTGCAGTGATCCGGCTGAATGGAGAGAAGTTCAGGAGGCTGATCAGAGCTCCTCCACGCAACTACTCGGTCATCATCATGTTCACAGCACTACAGCCACAGAGACAGTGTGCTGTCTGCAA aCAGGCGGATGAGGAATACCAGATTCTTGCAAACTCTTGGCGATATTCAAGTGCATTTACTAATAGAATTTTCTTTGCGATGGTGGATTTTGATGAAGGCTCAGATGTCTTTCAGATG CTCAACATGAACTCTGCTCCAACATTCATCAACTTTCCGGCCAAAGGCAAACCCAAACGAGCGGATACGTATGAGCTGCAGGTTCGAGGCTTTGCAGCTGAGCAGCTCGCTCGATGGGTGGCTGACCGAACAGATGTCCAT ATCCGGGTGATCAGACCTCCTAACTATGCTGGGCCATTGATGTTGGGTTTGCTGCTGTCAGTCATTGGTAGTCTGGCTTACCTGCGCCGCAATAACCTGGAGTTCCTCTTCAATAAGAATGTCTGGGCTTTCACTGCACTG tgttTTGTGTTGATCATGACATCGGGTCAAATGTGGAATCACATTCGTGGACCTCCATACGCTCAAAAGAACCCAAACACCGGCCAAGTG AGTTACATCCATGGCAGCAATCAGGCTCAATTTGTGGCAGAGACGCACATAGTTCTGCTGTTTA ATGCTGCGGTGACCTTAGGAATGGTGCTGCTCCATGAGGCCGCGACCTCTGACCTGGACATCGGAAAGAGAAAAA TCATGTGTGTGGCAGGAATTGGACTGGTGGCGCTGTTCTTCAGTTGGCTTTTGTCCATCTTTAGGGCCAAATATCATGGATATCCTTACAG TTTCCTGATTAGTTAA
- the magt1 gene encoding magnesium transporter protein 1 isoform X2: MLSKLLIVLFLAVILHGTPTDAQKKKEAVLSEKVTQMMEWASKRAVIRLNGEKFRRLIRAPPRNYSVIIMFTALQPQRQCAVCKQADEEYQILANSWRYSSAFTNRIFFAMVDFDEGSDVFQMLNMNSAPTFINFPAKGKPKRADTYELQVRGFAAEQLARWVADRTDVHIRVIRPPNYAGPLMLGLLLSVIGSLAYLRRNNLEFLFNKNVWAFTALCFVLIITSGQMWNHIRGPPYAHKNPNTGQVSYIHGSNQAQFVAETHIVLLFNAAVTLGMVLLHEAATSDLDIGKRKIMCVAGIGLVALFFSWLLSIFRAKYHGYPYSFLIS, encoded by the exons ATGTTGTCAAAACTTTTGATAGTCCTTTTTCTCGCTGTTATTTTACACGGCACGCCAACAGATGCACAGAAAAAGAAGGAG GCTGTGTTGTCAGAGAAGGTCACTCAGATGATGGAATGGGCCAGTAAGCGTGCAGTGATCCGGCTGAATGGAGAGAAGTTCAGGAGGCTGATCAGAGCTCCTCCACGCAACTACTCGGTCATCATCATGTTCACAGCACTACAGCCACAGAGACAGTGTGCTGTCTGCAA aCAGGCGGATGAGGAATACCAGATTCTTGCAAACTCTTGGCGATATTCAAGTGCATTTACTAATAGAATTTTCTTTGCGATGGTGGATTTTGATGAAGGCTCAGATGTCTTTCAGATG CTCAACATGAACTCTGCTCCAACATTCATCAACTTTCCGGCCAAAGGCAAACCCAAACGAGCGGATACGTATGAGCTGCAGGTTCGAGGCTTTGCAGCTGAGCAGCTCGCTCGATGGGTGGCTGACCGAACAGATGTCCAT ATCCGGGTGATCAGACCTCCTAACTATGCTGGGCCATTGATGTTGGGTTTGCTGCTGTCAGTCATTGGTAGTCTGGCTTACCTGCGCCGCAATAACCTGGAGTTCCTCTTCAATAAGAATGTCTGGGCTTTCACTGCACTG tGTTTTGTGTTGATCATTACATCGGGTCAAATGTGGAATCACATTCGAGGACCTCCATATGCTCACAAGAACCCAAACACCGGCCAAGTG AGTTACATCCATGGCAGCAATCAGGCTCAATTTGTGGCAGAGACGCACATAGTTCTGCTGTTTA ATGCTGCGGTGACCTTAGGAATGGTGCTGCTCCATGAGGCCGCGACCTCTGACCTGGACATCGGAAAGAGAAAAA TCATGTGTGTGGCAGGAATTGGACTGGTGGCGCTGTTCTTCAGTTGGCTTTTGTCCATCTTTAGGGCCAAATATCATGGATATCCTTACAG TTTCCTGATTAGTTAA